The window AAAAATAAATTTGAACCCTGGGAAAAACTGGTTCAGGATTTGGAAGACGTCAAGGCACTTTTTGAACTTGCCATAGAAGAAAAAGATGAATCCTTCGAAGAAGAGATTCAGGAACAAATCAATAAAATTGGAAATTCCTACAGCAGATTGAATTCTCTGGAACTTCTTAGTGAAGATACAGATGTTCTCTCGGCTTTTGTTACCATACATTCTGGTGCAGGTGGTACTGAAGCCTGTGACTGGACCAGTATGCTCTACAGAATGTACAGCCGCTGGATTGAAAGAAAGGATTATAAAATAACGATAATGGATACTGTCGATGCCGAGGGGGGTATTAAGTCGATATCATTTCAGGTCGATGGAGAATATTCTTACGGTTATCTTAAAGGGGAAGGTGGAATTCACCGTCTGGTCAGGATATCCCCTTTTGACTCCAATTCAAGAAGGCATACCTCTTTTGCCTCGGTCTATGTATCGCCTGTCATCGATGATGATATCGTAATAGACATCAAACCCGATGATATCCGAATTGATACATACAGGGCATCAGGTGCTGGAGGACAGCACGTCAATAAGACAAGCAGCGCCGTTCGTATGACTCATTTGGAATCTGGAATTGTTGTTCAGTGTCAAAATCAGCGGAGCCAGTTAAAGAACCGTGATTCTGCCATGAAAATGCTGAAGTCTCGATTATATGAATATTACAAACAGGCGCAGGATGAGGAAAAAGAACAGAACTCTGCTGAAAAAAAAGATATCGGCTGGGGATCACAGATACGATCCTATGTTTTTCATCCTTACACAATGGTGAAAGATTTAAGAACCAGAGAGGAAACTGGTAATATTCAGAATGTGATGGATGGTGATATCGACCCGTTCATCAATGCCTATTTGAAATATTTATGGTCAGGGAAACAAATCGAATGAGAATACTCGTCGTAGATGATCTGCCTTTTATGCGATCCATCATCTCGGATATCGTAACTGAAAGCGGTCATCTGGTGGTGGGAGAAGCCGGGGATGGTATTGAATGCTTATCCCGGTATAAATCCCTCCTGCCGGATTTGGTCCTGATGGATATTGTTATGCCTCGTATGAACGGTGTGGAAGCATTAAAAAGTCTTAAAAAAGCGTATCCCCATAGTCGTGTTATTATGTGTTCCTCACTTAGCGATCAGGAAAAAATAATCAAAGCGATACGTTTTGGTGCTTCTGATTATATCGTCAAACCCTTTCAAAGAAAAAGGCTGGTGTCAGCCATAAACAGGGCTTGCAGTGTAAATGATTAGAAAACTCATACCATTTTTTCTTTTTCTGATAAGCTTTCCCGCCTTTTCACAGGTTCTTGATTCCTCCATGCTCAGTATCGAAAAAGAAACCTGGAATGTCGGTATGAGCCGCTTTACAGGTTTCAATCTGGATAAAAAACATGAATATTTGTTAACATCTCTCCCTCTCTTACTCATCGAAAATATTTCAGATATTGAAAATCATCAATTCAGTGAAGAAGAGAAAGAGTACTACATCCATCAGCATA is drawn from Oceanispirochaeta sp. and contains these coding sequences:
- the prfB gene encoding peptide chain release factor 2 (programmed frameshift), producing MLSDLSTNLKSLDGEILETWRRLDTAELKNEASILEKESGNPDFWNDRENAEKKLTQLKRLKNKFEPWEKLVQDLEDVKALFELAIEEKDESFEEEIQEQINKIGNSYSRLNSLELLSEDTDVLSAFVTIHSGAGGTEACDWTSMLYRMYSRWIERKDYKITIMDTVDAEGGIKSISFQVDGEYSYGYLKGEGGIHRLVRISPFDSNSRRHTSFASVYVSPVIDDDIVIDIKPDDIRIDTYRASGAGGQHVNKTSSAVRMTHLESGIVVQCQNQRSQLKNRDSAMKMLKSRLYEYYKQAQDEEKEQNSAEKKDIGWGSQIRSYVFHPYTMVKDLRTREETGNIQNVMDGDIDPFINAYLKYLWSGKQIE
- a CDS encoding response regulator, which codes for MRILVVDDLPFMRSIISDIVTESGHLVVGEAGDGIECLSRYKSLLPDLVLMDIVMPRMNGVEALKSLKKAYPHSRVIMCSSLSDQEKIIKAIRFGASDYIVKPFQRKRLVSAINRACSVND